The Natronoarchaeum mannanilyticum nucleotide sequence GCGATCTCTCGGTCGGACTGATGTACTCCTACGCCCACCGATTCTGGACGATGGAGGCCGGGGGCACGAACCGTGTGGACATCCGCGAGGAGGACGACGTCCACCTGATGGTGACGCTGTGGGACGCCGACACCGAGACCGTGCTGCCGGTCGACAGCGGCGTCGGCCTGCGGGTCGAGCGCGACGGCGAGATCGTCTCGACCAAGTCGCCCTGGACGATGCTGTCCCAGAACATGGGCTTTCACTACGGCGACAACTACGCGCTCGACGGCGACGGAACGTACACCGTCACCGTGAACCCCGGCAGCATCACGGCGGGGCTCCTCGGCGGCTACGAGGGGAAGTTCGAGGACCCCGGCACCGCCGAGATCGAGTTCGAGTACGCGCAGGCGACCCGGGACACGATCCCCTTCGAGACGTTCGAGGACCAGCAGGGGACCGAGGGAGCGCTCGACCTGATGCCGATGGACAACATGCCGGTGTCGACCGTCCCGCCCCGCGCGGACCTGCCGGGGACGGTCGTCGGCGAGGGCACGAGCGGTGACGCCGATTTCCTCGCGACCGTGATCGAAGAGCCCGCGTTCGCCGACGCGCCGGCGTACTTCGCCGCGTCGCCGCGGACGCCGTACAACGACATCCCGCTCCCGACGATGGGGCTGTCGGCGACGATCGAGCGCGACGGCGAGGCGGTCTACGACGGCTCGCTCGACGCGGCACTCCATCCCGATCTGGGCTACCACTACGGCGCCGCGGTCGACGGCGTGCAGTCGGGCGACGCCGTGACGATCACCGTCGACACGGTGCCCCGGATGGCGCGCCACGAGGGGTACGAGACGGCGTTTCTGCAGATGCCGCCGGTCGAGTTCACGGCGAACTGAGGCGGTCGTCCGAGAACTGCCAGGGCCGGCTCACGCCACGACCGGCCGCGAGATGGTCCACAGCGACACGACCGTGTACCCGACCATCAGCGCCGCGAGCGGGGCGTGGACTTGCAGCGCCGAGCGGTCCGACGGCGCGTACTCGACGACCACGGCGTGAGCGGCGACGACGGCGACGAGGTGGCCCGCGACGATCAGGAGCGCCTGCGACGCCCAGAATCCCTGCACCGACAGCCACGACAGCGGCGCGATCGGGGCGGCCGCCGGCGAGACGTAGCCGACGACGACGCCGACGAGCTGCCCGGCGTTCCTCGCGACGTACGGGTAGTTGTGGCCGATCTCGTAGGCGACGGCGATCGGGAGCAGCGCCGGCGCGAACGCGAGCGCCGCGGGACGCCAGCCGGGCGATCCGGCGACGCGCGCGGTCAGCGCGGCGACGCCGACGAACGCGCCCAGGAAGGCCACGAAGCCGAGGAGATACAGCAGCACGCTCGCCTGCGGGCCGAGTCCGGTCGCGTCGCGGAGCGCGAAGAGGAGGGTGCGGTACTCCGGCGTCCCGGTGAAGGCGTCGAAACTCACCGTGTACACCGCGGCGACGGTGACGGCGCCCGCGCCGAGCGAGCGCACGGGGGCCGTACAGCCTCGCCACGGCGGGCGCAGGCCGACCGCGTACCCGTCATCAGCGCTGCGCACGTCGAGCGGCGCGACGCGCCCGAACAGCCGGTAGAGCACAGCGAGCGCGTCGGCCCGCCGGAACCATGCGCGGCCGAACGCCAGTCCGCCGGCGAGCATGGCGACCGCGTAGCCGAGCACGAGCACGGCGGTGCCGACGGGCGAGCGCGGGAGCACGGTGAGGTTCTCCGCGATCCCGACCCAGGCGAGCAGGCCGACCAGCGCCGGCCACTCGCCGAGGCGCTCGGGGTAGCTCGCGAGCGCGATCTCCGCGCCCTCGATCCGCGCCAGCGCCTCGTACACCGTCCGCCATGGCGAGAGCGTCGGCCAGGGGTCGCCGACCAGCGCGGCGAGCAGTGCGACGCCCTTGATCCAGACGGCCCAGACGAACAGCGTCGCGACGTTCTCGGCCGGCGTCTGCGGGCCGACGAAGCCGACGGCGACGGCGAGCGCGACGATCGCGAGGAAGCCGACGCGGGCGACCGCCGCGACGGCGTCGCCGATCGGCGCCGGAATCCGGATCGACCGGGACGGCGCGCTCGCCGCGGCGGCCTTGGCGTCGGACGCCGCGGCGGCATCGGCGTCGAACGATTCGGCGTCCTCGGCGTCGAGCGGGGTGGACCGCGATCGATTGAGCGCGAGCAGGACCGCCGTGCCCCCGACCGTCGCGGCCGACGCGCCGAACAGCAGCCACAGGGGGATCGGCGCCTCGAAGCGCGTTCCGCCAACCTGGTGCGCGCTCGCGGTGCCGGACGTCCAGAGAATCGTGAGGGCGACGCCGAACGCGACGCGTCGAAGCGGGGGGCGGCGTCCGGTCACGGTCACGCCTCGTAGTTCAGGGCGACGACGCGCCCGTCGCCGTAGATCGCGAGAATCTCTGCGTCGTCGTCGCCGTCGAGATCACCGAGCGTGACGGGCGCCAAGACGGGGACGTCGCGTTCGTAGGCGGCGAGTTCGTCGCCGTTCGCGGGGTCGAGCACTGCGACGACGCCGCCGGCCGACGGGACGACGAGTTCGGGGCCGTCGTCCCCGCCGACGTCGCCGAGGCTCGGCGCCGGGACGATGGCGTCGTCCCCGACGGCGATCGTCGTCTCCCACTCGCGCTCGCCCGACGACACGTCGAGCGCGACCACGCGACCGCCGCGGACGGAGACGTACAGTTCGGTCGCGCCGTCGCCGTCACCGTCGCCGACCGCGCGGGCCGCCGGATCGCCGTCCGTCCGCTCGGTCCAGAGCCGCCGGTTCTCCGCGGGGTCGATCGCAGTGACGACGCCGTCGTCCCCCGCGTCGGCCGCGATCAGCTCCGGTCGTCCGTCGCCGTCGACGTCGTCGTCGACGAGCGTGTACGCCGTGGCGTCGAACTGCCGCTCGACCGATCCGTTCGCCGCCAGCAGGAAGGTTCCCTCGTTGCTGCCGACGGCGATCTCCGTCGTACCGTCGCCGGTGAAGTCGCCGACCGCCGGCTCGGCCCAGACGGTGCCGTTCAGCGCCCGGTGCCACAGCGGCGTCCCGTCGGACGCGACCGCGTAGGCGTTGCCGAAGAAATCGACCGCGACGATCTCCTCGCCGGGGTCGTCCGTGAGGTCGGCGAGCACCGGGCGGCTGTAACCGATGGTCTCGAACTCGCGGTCCCAGAGTTCCGACCCGTCGGTGCCGTCGTACGCCACGAGCGCCTTTCGTCCCGTTCCGACGATCACGTCCGGCGCGCCGTCGCCGGTCACGTCGGCGATCTTCGGGTCCGAGAACGTGTGGATGTGGCAGTGCTCGACCGGCATTCCGGCCTGCCAGTCGATCCCGCCGCTCCCGCCGTCGAGCGACGTCAGCGCGCAGGAAGTCGACGTCATGCTCGCGTCGTCGCCGACGTCGTTGATCGGCGCGATCACGTCTGCGCCGTCCGCGCGTTCGACGACCGCGACGGGGTGGTGGTTCCCCGTGTGGTCGCGGGCCGTGTCGCTGACCCACTGCTCTTCGAGGGAACCGCCGCCGTCGGCGAACTGCACGAGGCCGACGACCAGGCCCGCCGCCAGCACGGCGAACACCAGCACGACGGCGAGGGCCGTGGTTCGCTTCATCGGCGGAACTTGTCGTGCGGCGTCGAAAAAGGCTCCGTGTTCGACCGCGGGCACTTCGACGGCGTCGCGACGCCGTTTTCACGGAAGGACGCCGTAGTGTCGCGCATGACTCCGGAAGAACTCCGCGCCGACGTCCCGGCGCTCGACGAGACCGCCTACATGAACTTCGGCGCGAGCGGGCCGAGCCCCCGCCGCGTCGTCGACGCGGCCGAGTCCTGCCTGGAGCGCCACGAGTACGAGGCGCCCGTCGCCGAGGGGATGTACCCCGCGGCGTTCGATCTGTACGACGACGTTCGCGAGCGCGTCGCCGACTTTCTGGGTGCGGACGCCGACGAGATCGCGCTCACCCAGAGCACGACCGACGGGATCAACCGGATCGCCGGCGCCGTGGAGTGGGAGGAAGGCGACGTCGTGGTCAGGACCGACCTCGAACACCCCGCCGGTATCCTGCCGTGGGAGCGCCTCGAACGCCGCCGCGGCGTCGAGGTGCGCGTCGTCGAGACCGACCGTGGCCGGATCGACGTCGAGGCGTTCCGCGAGGCGGTCGAGGGTGCCACGCTCGCTTGCTTCAGCGCGCTCTCGTGGAACTACGGCACCCGGCTGCCGGTCGCAGAGCTGGTCGACGCCGCGCACGAGGCGGGCGCGCTGACGCTCGTCGACGCCGTCCAGGTGCCCGGCCAGGCGCCGCTCGACGTCGCCGAGTGGGGCGCGGACGTCGTCGCGGCGGCCGGCCACAAGTGGCTGCTTGGCACCTGGGGCGCCGGCTTCCTGTACGTCGACCGTGACGCCGAGAGCGCGCTCGAACCTGGGTCGGTCGGCTACCGCGGCGTCGAGGAACCCGATTCCGACGACTGGCAGTTCCAGGACGGCGCCGCGCGCTTCGAAGTCGGGACGACCAGCCCCGCGCCG carries:
- a CDS encoding DUF7350 domain-containing protein, which codes for MERREFLAAAGAVGAGATAGCAGLFGTEENTEESGGEPALVEDRPDAVYYPTHREGMKMAGMGMAGDLSVGLMYSYAHRFWTMEAGGTNRVDIREEDDVHLMVTLWDADTETVLPVDSGVGLRVERDGEIVSTKSPWTMLSQNMGFHYGDNYALDGDGTYTVTVNPGSITAGLLGGYEGKFEDPGTAEIEFEYAQATRDTIPFETFEDQQGTEGALDLMPMDNMPVSTVPPRADLPGTVVGEGTSGDADFLATVIEEPAFADAPAYFAASPRTPYNDIPLPTMGLSATIERDGEAVYDGSLDAALHPDLGYHYGAAVDGVQSGDAVTITVDTVPRMARHEGYETAFLQMPPVEFTAN
- a CDS encoding PQQ-binding-like beta-propeller repeat protein, producing the protein MKRTTALAVVLVFAVLAAGLVVGLVQFADGGGSLEEQWVSDTARDHTGNHHPVAVVERADGADVIAPINDVGDDASMTSTSCALTSLDGGSGGIDWQAGMPVEHCHIHTFSDPKIADVTGDGAPDVIVGTGRKALVAYDGTDGSELWDREFETIGYSRPVLADLTDDPGEEIVAVDFFGNAYAVASDGTPLWHRALNGTVWAEPAVGDFTGDGTTEIAVGSNEGTFLLAANGSVERQFDATAYTLVDDDVDGDGRPELIAADAGDDGVVTAIDPAENRRLWTERTDGDPAARAVGDGDGDGATELYVSVRGGRVVALDVSSGEREWETTIAVGDDAIVPAPSLGDVGGDDGPELVVPSAGGVVAVLDPANGDELAAYERDVPVLAPVTLGDLDGDDDAEILAIYGDGRVVALNYEA
- a CDS encoding aminotransferase class V-fold PLP-dependent enzyme; amino-acid sequence: MTPEELRADVPALDETAYMNFGASGPSPRRVVDAAESCLERHEYEAPVAEGMYPAAFDLYDDVRERVADFLGADADEIALTQSTTDGINRIAGAVEWEEGDVVVRTDLEHPAGILPWERLERRRGVEVRVVETDRGRIDVEAFREAVEGATLACFSALSWNYGTRLPVAELVDAAHEAGALTLVDAVQVPGQAPLDVAEWGADVVAAAGHKWLLGTWGAGFLYVDRDAESALEPGSVGYRGVEEPDSDDWQFQDGAARFEVGTTSPAPYAALGEAIDVCEELGVDAIENRIARLAGRLVDGVPEDRLLSPAEPESGLVTIDVDDPEATVERLKDAGIVIRDLPDPEAVRASVHAVNTEEDVDLLLDALDEEW